In Leptospira perdikensis, a single genomic region encodes these proteins:
- a CDS encoding enoyl-CoA hydratase/isomerase family protein has product MNPFAEIFHGERILEIKMQSNEKNTFDFEAFVLFEQILNKHANNPNLRVLLFTSAQTQFFSNGIEPTLMYGKTEADVRKSVEQLLRTAQTYFHFPVPTIAVVNGHCMAAGAVFALFSDYRYMVDKGARIGFSEAIVGLNFPSIPTIVLQDLVGVKVTRDLLYSGKQIKGPEAKEIGLVDELFTAESLFGESLKFAESLSKLTNNSSRGMKTAQREPYRKKMESLFQIDADLFTKVILSHDGQEGFHSLIEKRRPKFIT; this is encoded by the coding sequence ATGAATCCTTTTGCAGAGATCTTTCATGGAGAACGCATCTTGGAAATCAAGATGCAATCCAATGAAAAGAATACTTTTGATTTCGAAGCTTTTGTATTATTCGAACAAATTTTGAACAAACACGCAAACAATCCAAATTTGCGTGTTTTACTTTTTACATCCGCACAAACACAGTTTTTTTCCAACGGGATTGAACCGACTCTCATGTATGGAAAAACAGAAGCTGATGTTCGTAAATCCGTCGAACAATTGTTAAGGACTGCACAAACCTATTTCCATTTTCCAGTTCCTACCATTGCTGTAGTCAACGGACATTGTATGGCGGCCGGTGCTGTTTTTGCTTTGTTTTCAGACTATCGGTATATGGTCGATAAAGGGGCAAGGATTGGATTTTCCGAAGCCATTGTTGGTCTTAACTTTCCATCCATTCCAACCATTGTTTTACAAGATTTAGTGGGTGTAAAAGTCACTCGTGACCTTCTTTACTCGGGGAAACAAATCAAAGGTCCTGAAGCCAAAGAAATTGGCCTTGTGGATGAATTGTTTACTGCTGAATCATTGTTTGGTGAATCCTTAAAATTTGCCGAGTCACTTTCCAAACTCACAAACAATTCTAGCCGTGGAATGAAAACTGCCCAACGGGAACCTTACCGAAAAAAAATGGAATCTTTGTTCCAAATTGATGCAGATCTTTTTACAAAAGTCATTTTGTCTCATGATGGACAGGAAGGATTTCATTCGTTAATTGAAAAACGTCGGCCTAAGTTCATTACTTGA
- a CDS encoding arsenosugar biosynthesis-associated peroxidase-like protein, which produces MAETNHYYNATDLGKFGEIGRTNPVLAEKFFAYYGAVMAEGALTEREKALIALAVSHALKCPYCIDAYTSTSLQKGANEAQMNEAVHVAAAMAAGINLVHSVQMQNKIDELSF; this is translated from the coding sequence ATGGCAGAAACAAATCATTATTACAACGCAACGGATCTTGGAAAATTTGGTGAGATCGGACGTACGAACCCTGTTCTAGCAGAAAAGTTTTTTGCTTATTATGGTGCAGTGATGGCGGAAGGGGCACTCACGGAAAGAGAAAAGGCACTCATTGCTCTTGCAGTTTCTCATGCATTAAAATGCCCATATTGTATTGATGCCTATACATCCACATCTCTCCAAAAAGGTGCCAATGAAGCACAAATGAATGAAGCGGTTCACGTAGCTGCAGCAATGGCTGCCGGAATCAATTTAGTTCATAGTGTTCAAATGCAAAACAAAATAGACGAACTTTCTTTTTAG
- the arsS gene encoding arsenosugar biosynthesis radical SAM (seleno)protein ArsS (Some members of this family are selenoproteins.), with product METKEQLSTLQSFSGKKFSDSVGHSIHARSLKVFQINVGKWCNQACRHCHVDASPIRTEMMDKTTIDLCLEIIEKTPGIETVDITGGAPEGNPHFKDLVLGARKLGKRVMDRCNLTILEEPGNDWLYDFLASNQVEVVSSLPSFIESTTDNQRGKGVYQKSITALKKLNALGYGTKLPLNLVYNPNGLFLGSGQSVLEREYKETLEKKYGIVFNQLFCINNLPISRFLGALVRGGKFEMYMETLANAYNPATVEGLMCLDQISVGYDGSVYDCDFNQMLDLKARNVKHLKDFDLQSFLSRDIVVANHCYGCTAGAGSSCGGEIV from the coding sequence ATGGAAACGAAGGAACAACTTTCCACCTTACAATCATTCAGTGGTAAAAAGTTTTCCGATTCTGTCGGACATTCTATCCATGCTCGGTCTCTAAAGGTTTTCCAAATTAATGTGGGTAAATGGTGCAACCAAGCTTGTCGACATTGCCATGTAGATGCATCACCCATACGAACCGAGATGATGGATAAAACCACAATCGATTTGTGTTTGGAAATTATCGAAAAAACACCGGGGATAGAAACTGTAGATATCACGGGTGGTGCCCCTGAAGGAAATCCTCATTTTAAGGATTTGGTTTTAGGTGCGAGAAAACTTGGGAAACGAGTGATGGATCGTTGTAACTTAACCATCCTTGAAGAACCAGGAAACGATTGGTTGTATGATTTTTTAGCATCCAATCAGGTGGAAGTTGTATCCTCATTACCTTCGTTCATTGAAAGTACTACGGACAATCAAAGAGGAAAGGGAGTTTATCAAAAATCCATTACCGCATTAAAGAAGTTAAATGCTCTTGGTTATGGAACCAAACTTCCTTTAAATTTAGTTTATAATCCTAACGGATTATTTTTAGGTTCCGGCCAATCCGTTTTAGAAAGAGAATACAAAGAAACATTGGAAAAAAAATACGGAATCGTATTCAACCAATTGTTTTGTATCAATAACCTCCCGATCAGCCGTTTTTTAGGCGCACTTGTTCGGGGCGGTAAATTCGAAATGTATATGGAAACTCTAGCCAATGCCTACAATCCTGCGACTGTTGAAGGTCTTATGTGTTTGGATCAAATATCGGTAGGTTATGACGGTTCTGTATATGATTGTGATTTCAATCAAATGTTAGATTTGAAGGCGAGAAACGTAAAACATCTAAAGGATTTCGATTTGCAATCTTTTCTTAGCCGAGATATCGTAGTAGCAAATCATTGTTACGGGTGTACTGCCGGTGCGGGATCCAGTTGTGGTGGGGAGATTGTTTAG
- the map gene encoding type I methionyl aminopeptidase, which translates to MSIQNEKDLQGILKAGKFVAKVRELLKLLAKPGVSTLELDNIAKQEFEKAGAFSAPKFDYKFPGYTCISTNFEIAHGIPKKETILKDGDLVNIDVSAKLDGYYADTGISFVVGQSNASLQKLCETAIEGTMRATQQAFTGNYLRNIGREIHSAAVENGFTVIKNLAGHGTGKKLHEEPQVLVYEEKRDQRKLGNGLVLAIESFISTGSQTAYEEEDGWTLVASNRRGELSYVAQCEHTVIVQNGKPIIVTL; encoded by the coding sequence ATGTCGATTCAAAATGAAAAAGACCTTCAGGGGATTTTAAAAGCAGGGAAGTTTGTAGCAAAGGTTCGTGAACTTTTAAAACTTCTGGCCAAACCCGGAGTGTCTACTTTGGAACTAGACAACATTGCCAAACAGGAATTTGAAAAAGCAGGAGCATTTTCAGCACCGAAGTTTGATTACAAATTCCCTGGTTATACCTGTATCAGTACCAATTTTGAAATCGCACATGGGATTCCTAAAAAAGAAACCATCTTAAAGGATGGAGATTTAGTCAATATAGACGTATCTGCAAAACTAGACGGATACTATGCCGACACAGGAATTTCTTTTGTTGTCGGTCAGTCCAACGCCTCTCTTCAAAAACTTTGTGAAACAGCCATTGAAGGAACCATGCGTGCCACACAACAGGCGTTTACTGGAAATTATCTTCGAAACATTGGAAGAGAAATTCACTCTGCTGCAGTAGAAAATGGATTTACAGTCATAAAAAATTTAGCGGGCCATGGAACGGGAAAAAAACTCCATGAAGAACCTCAAGTTTTGGTTTATGAAGAAAAACGTGACCAAAGAAAATTGGGGAATGGACTTGTTCTTGCAATTGAATCTTTTATTTCTACGGGAAGCCAAACTGCTTACGAAGAAGAAGATGGATGGACATTGGTTGCCAGCAATCGTCGTGGGGAACTCAGTTATGTAGCACAGTGTGAACATACTGTCATTGTCCAAAACGGAAAACCTATCATCGTTACACTTTGA
- a CDS encoding alpha/beta hydrolase codes for MTLEIIESGASKEEARGILVIWPSTGGNARSFRIRDSELESLGLRLVRFNPPSHGNSKGIYDPKTSIPLLDVYLKERGYTNKELYGIGHSGGGAALMMYANLVPFRKLFLLSPILDSVLSLRYLYESHSIEEFSRLLLLPDVSDDMAPNKQILETLSNPQWLEDGKIDHLKVQIQNSRIRLEDLSMFLKNLFLPGFVVDRSVIQKRTNYTIFLPKEDKWFPKESTIRFAKENGLNCIEIPEAPDHFFSSTWLTVWKQIQTIGF; via the coding sequence TTGACTTTAGAAATCATAGAATCGGGAGCCTCGAAGGAAGAGGCGAGAGGGATTCTTGTCATTTGGCCAAGTACGGGTGGTAATGCGAGATCGTTTCGGATTCGTGATTCCGAACTGGAATCCTTGGGATTAAGGCTTGTTCGGTTCAATCCTCCTTCTCACGGAAATTCAAAAGGAATCTACGATCCCAAAACCTCCATACCTTTGTTAGATGTTTATCTGAAAGAACGCGGATATACAAACAAAGAATTGTATGGGATTGGGCATAGTGGGGGAGGGGCCGCCCTTATGATGTATGCCAATTTAGTTCCTTTTCGAAAATTGTTTTTACTTTCCCCTATTCTCGATAGTGTTCTTAGCCTTCGGTATTTGTATGAATCTCATTCGATAGAAGAGTTCAGTCGCCTTCTTCTTTTGCCAGATGTCTCGGATGATATGGCTCCCAACAAACAGATATTAGAGACTCTTTCGAATCCTCAGTGGTTAGAAGATGGAAAAATCGATCATCTCAAAGTTCAAATCCAAAATTCTAGAATTCGCTTAGAAGACTTATCAATGTTTTTGAAGAATCTTTTTTTACCTGGATTTGTAGTGGATAGATCAGTCATACAAAAAAGAACCAATTACACAATCTTTCTTCCTAAAGAAGACAAATGGTTTCCAAAAGAATCCACCATCCGTTTTGCAAAAGAGAACGGACTGAATTGTATTGAAATTCCAGAAGCCCCCGACCATTTTTTTTCATCCACTTGGCTTACAGTTTGGAAACAAATCCAAACCATTGGATTTTAA
- a CDS encoding MAPEG family protein, with protein METIYLTLIGFTLWALGLGVFLTSYRGVLVLLGKKKSNEFPAGIQHGSDFYWRLNRAHLNSLENLPLFVAVVFLTANLGMIDNFVNQAGLVILGARVLQSLTHLTSTSVLAVNVRFTFYMIQIVTYIILLVRLF; from the coding sequence GTGGAAACCATTTATCTTACACTCATTGGATTTACACTTTGGGCATTAGGGCTTGGAGTATTTTTAACTTCTTACCGAGGTGTACTCGTGTTACTCGGTAAAAAAAAATCGAATGAATTCCCGGCAGGAATTCAACATGGTTCCGACTTTTACTGGAGACTCAACAGGGCTCACCTCAACAGTTTGGAAAACCTACCTTTGTTTGTGGCAGTGGTTTTTTTAACTGCTAACTTAGGTATGATTGATAATTTTGTGAACCAAGCAGGTCTTGTGATTTTAGGAGCAAGGGTTTTACAATCCCTCACTCATCTAACTTCTACTAGTGTTCTTGCTGTGAACGTTCGGTTTACATTTTATATGATACAAATTGTAACCTATATCATTTTACTGGTACGTCTTTTTTAG
- a CDS encoding NAD(P)H-dependent glycerol-3-phosphate dehydrogenase: protein MKIGIIGAGSFGTALGSILADKGYDVTLWTRSEDQARSINENHMNTKHMPDLVLPDKLKADTNLIHVVKDKDMIVSAPPSHALSGILREIKDHIPPKVPIVSASKGIENESLRLVSEIFESELPGQFHSQLSYLSGPSFAKEMVRRVPTIVSIASKNEATAKRVQEIFSFTYFRTYWTPDVVGVEVGGALKNVIAIAAGVADGLGFGQNTRAALITRGLNEITRMGIKMGADPMTFLGPSGMGDLVLTCCGEGSRNRTVGFRLGKGEKLKDILASMNEVAEGVKTTQSAKNLSDKLGMEMAITQEVYRMLYEDKDPKEVVKALMSRDLKREGV from the coding sequence ATGAAGATTGGTATCATTGGCGCCGGAAGTTTTGGCACTGCACTAGGTAGTATTTTAGCGGACAAGGGTTATGACGTGACCCTTTGGACCAGAAGCGAGGATCAAGCAAGATCCATCAATGAAAACCATATGAATACCAAACATATGCCCGATTTGGTACTTCCGGATAAACTAAAAGCGGATACCAACCTCATCCATGTTGTGAAAGACAAGGACATGATTGTTTCTGCTCCTCCAAGCCACGCTCTTTCCGGTATTCTGAGAGAAATCAAAGATCATATCCCACCCAAAGTGCCCATTGTTTCTGCCTCCAAAGGGATCGAAAACGAAAGCCTAAGACTTGTTTCCGAGATTTTTGAATCCGAACTTCCAGGACAATTCCATTCCCAACTTTCGTATCTTTCGGGGCCAAGTTTTGCCAAAGAAATGGTGAGACGAGTTCCGACCATTGTTTCTATCGCTTCCAAAAACGAAGCCACCGCCAAACGAGTGCAAGAAATCTTCAGTTTTACTTATTTCCGTACTTATTGGACTCCCGATGTTGTGGGTGTTGAAGTGGGTGGTGCTTTAAAAAACGTAATTGCCATTGCTGCTGGGGTTGCCGATGGACTGGGGTTTGGTCAAAATACAAGGGCTGCCCTCATCACACGTGGGTTAAACGAAATCACGAGGATGGGAATCAAAATGGGTGCCGATCCAATGACTTTCCTTGGACCATCGGGGATGGGAGATTTGGTTCTTACTTGTTGTGGAGAAGGATCACGGAACAGAACCGTAGGTTTTCGTTTGGGTAAAGGTGAAAAACTAAAAGATATTTTAGCTTCTATGAACGAAGTCGCGGAAGGTGTCAAAACCACTCAATCCGCAAAAAATCTTTCGGACAAACTGGGCATGGAAATGGCCATCACCCAGGAAGTCTATCGAATGTTATACGAAGATAAAGATCCGAAAGAAGTGGTCAAAGCTCTGATGAGCCGTGATCTAAAACGGGAAGGTGTCTAA
- a CDS encoding metallophosphoesterase family protein → MKIIYLTDIHDGLHGLKRILQTTEADLYLFSGDIIYKAFFSFDRIIDFCGVQEELYYLLTERKDDSTPFDFTTHAIRFPEKYSTAIVEKSQKYRDLYKLAAKTMKEKYEIIEKLIIKYAKSPVYCLPGNYDLDLQYTELYQREVHRKSFEFGNLKVSGYGGAPIWTSGIPEKLTVVFHEYTKNGKNYSEPEDFFRAELPDICWIHNPAYGYFDNIPGVGKCGSQGIRRYLDDESPSLVVSGHVHEDQGIKKTRNTVFINPSNFGAVDSLHGFQEGGYFAEIIMEGKDVVQSNLCQLRGEEWHTLIEVDCSEKYPKLISQNPISTVSSEDYIRGI, encoded by the coding sequence ATGAAAATCATTTATCTTACTGATATCCATGATGGCCTTCATGGTCTGAAACGAATTCTGCAAACTACAGAAGCAGATTTGTATTTGTTTTCAGGAGATATTATTTATAAGGCATTTTTTTCCTTTGATCGTATCATTGACTTTTGTGGAGTCCAAGAAGAATTATATTATTTGTTAACGGAAAGAAAAGATGACTCCACTCCCTTTGATTTTACAACTCATGCCATTCGTTTTCCAGAAAAGTATTCCACTGCCATTGTAGAAAAATCGCAAAAGTATCGAGATTTATACAAACTCGCTGCTAAAACGATGAAAGAAAAATATGAAATCATCGAAAAACTAATTATTAAATATGCGAAGTCACCTGTTTACTGTTTGCCGGGAAATTATGACTTGGATTTGCAGTATACAGAACTATACCAACGTGAAGTACATAGGAAAAGTTTTGAATTTGGAAACTTAAAAGTTTCTGGTTATGGTGGGGCACCCATTTGGACTTCAGGGATTCCCGAAAAACTAACAGTAGTTTTCCATGAATATACCAAAAACGGAAAAAATTATAGTGAACCAGAAGATTTCTTTCGAGCGGAACTACCTGATATCTGTTGGATTCATAATCCGGCTTACGGATACTTCGATAACATTCCTGGTGTAGGGAAATGTGGAAGCCAGGGGATTCGTCGGTATTTGGATGATGAATCTCCTTCACTTGTGGTTTCAGGTCATGTACATGAAGACCAAGGAATCAAAAAAACTAGAAATACCGTTTTTATCAACCCATCTAACTTTGGTGCTGTGGATTCTTTACATGGATTTCAAGAGGGTGGTTATTTTGCTGAAATCATTATGGAAGGAAAGGATGTAGTTCAATCCAACCTTTGTCAATTGCGCGGTGAGGAATGGCATACACTCATAGAAGTGGATTGTTCTGAAAAATATCCGAAATTAATATCGCAAAACCCTATCTCCACAGTGAGTTCCGAAGATTATATCCGAGGCATTTAA
- the recG gene encoding ATP-dependent DNA helicase RecG, which yields MKQGLDLSQSLSTLKGIGPKRKSVLLEHGISTFFELLTYFPRRYLDRNFTKDIILKQGDVVTLLGTIADSYIVHGKKSRLLVGFRTLNNERINLVFFRGVNFFHKIFTVDRKVVVSGKLEYFKGYQIVHPEYEFLSDKDDPEDSIHAGRIIPLYPSTEALKEDGLDSKGLRKLIHQVLEAGGIPENLPPKLVKKRTLLGRDQAFHEIHFPETMEAVQIARKRFAYEEFFYFQRLLLYKQRERQKVKRMLWPLPKSPSHENLEKNLPFELTEDQKLAVSTILSQTNSDSPAAFLLQGDVGSGKTITALLIGLHYIDNHIQVVFLAPTEILARQHYQTIYKFMGNMPFLGIELLLGGENKKTRLEKLTRIKTGESNIIIGTHSLLQEDVVFSDLGLVVIDEQHKFGVDQRETIRSKGKNPDILAMTATPIPRTLCLTLYGDLTLVNIKTKPKGRKPIDTRWYKEDRRIGVYNSIRKYVSSGRQCYIVYPLVEESEKVDLESCTVAYENLRTNVFPDLKIGLLHGKMKSAEKESVMEKFKSGEIQILVTTTVVEVGVDVPNATILVVEHADRFGISQLHQLRGRVGRSDIESFCILMTGDFISDEGRDRLEALVASNDGYYLAEKDLAIRGPGELLGVKQSGLPEFKIADLVSDRNLLDEAKEDASSFPLDDPSELAELSTRFSEGKFLFAN from the coding sequence ATGAAACAGGGATTGGATTTATCACAAAGTTTATCCACACTGAAAGGGATTGGGCCCAAACGGAAGTCCGTCCTTTTGGAACATGGGATCTCTACTTTTTTTGAACTTTTAACTTACTTTCCACGTCGTTATTTAGATCGCAATTTTACTAAAGACATCATCTTAAAACAAGGGGATGTTGTCACCCTTCTTGGAACGATTGCAGATAGTTATATTGTTCATGGTAAAAAGAGTCGGTTACTGGTTGGATTTAGAACCTTAAATAATGAAAGAATCAATTTGGTATTCTTTCGTGGGGTGAATTTTTTTCATAAGATTTTCACTGTAGATAGAAAGGTAGTGGTTTCTGGAAAACTAGAATACTTCAAAGGTTATCAAATTGTCCATCCTGAGTATGAATTTTTATCAGATAAGGATGATCCGGAAGATTCCATCCATGCGGGTCGTATTATTCCTCTTTATCCGTCTACAGAAGCGTTAAAAGAAGATGGTCTTGATTCCAAAGGATTACGAAAACTCATTCACCAGGTTTTGGAAGCGGGAGGGATTCCGGAAAACCTTCCACCAAAATTAGTCAAAAAAAGAACGTTACTTGGCCGTGACCAGGCCTTTCATGAAATTCATTTTCCTGAAACGATGGAAGCCGTTCAAATTGCACGGAAACGATTTGCTTATGAAGAATTCTTTTATTTCCAAAGACTCCTTCTCTACAAACAAAGAGAACGTCAAAAAGTAAAACGAATGTTATGGCCACTTCCTAAATCTCCTTCCCATGAGAATTTGGAAAAAAACCTTCCCTTTGAATTGACTGAAGATCAAAAACTTGCGGTCTCAACTATCCTTTCGCAGACGAATTCGGATTCACCGGCAGCATTTCTGTTGCAGGGAGATGTGGGTTCAGGAAAAACCATCACCGCACTTCTCATAGGACTTCATTATATCGATAACCACATCCAAGTGGTATTTTTAGCACCTACCGAAATTTTAGCGCGGCAACATTACCAAACGATTTATAAATTTATGGGGAATATGCCATTTTTAGGTATTGAGTTACTGTTAGGTGGCGAGAATAAAAAGACTCGTTTAGAAAAATTGACAAGGATCAAAACAGGAGAATCCAATATCATAATCGGAACTCACTCTTTATTACAAGAAGATGTGGTGTTTTCTGATTTGGGTCTTGTTGTGATTGATGAACAACATAAGTTTGGAGTGGATCAAAGAGAAACCATTCGTTCCAAAGGAAAAAATCCTGATATCTTGGCGATGACAGCCACGCCGATCCCACGTACACTTTGTCTCACTCTGTATGGAGATTTAACTTTAGTAAATATCAAAACCAAACCCAAAGGCCGTAAACCTATTGATACTAGATGGTATAAAGAAGACCGAAGGATTGGTGTTTATAATTCCATTCGTAAGTATGTGAGTTCAGGAAGGCAGTGTTATATTGTATATCCATTAGTAGAAGAATCGGAAAAAGTCGATTTGGAATCTTGTACGGTCGCCTATGAAAACTTACGAACCAATGTATTCCCAGATTTGAAAATTGGTTTGTTACATGGAAAGATGAAAAGTGCAGAAAAAGAATCAGTGATGGAAAAATTCAAATCAGGAGAAATCCAAATCCTTGTAACAACAACAGTTGTAGAAGTAGGAGTAGATGTTCCCAATGCTACCATTTTAGTAGTGGAACATGCCGATCGGTTTGGAATTTCCCAATTACACCAGTTACGTGGTCGTGTGGGAAGAAGTGATATCGAAAGTTTTTGTATTTTAATGACGGGTGATTTTATCAGTGATGAAGGAAGGGACCGTTTAGAGGCTCTTGTTGCTTCCAATGATGGATACTATCTGGCTGAAAAGGATTTGGCCATACGAGGCCCGGGAGAACTCCTTGGAGTGAAACAAAGTGGACTTCCTGAATTTAAAATTGCCGATTTGGTTTCAGATCGGAACCTACTTGATGAAGCCAAGGAAGATGCTTCTTCCTTTCCTTTGGATGATCCCAGTGAATTGGCAGAATTGAGTACAAGATTCAGTGAAGGCAAATTTTTATTTGCGAATTAA
- a CDS encoding M15 family metallopeptidase, translated as MLRTRYISLLLVSLFFVCGEKPLKTSQTDLYLGLDKISYLTGKFNSPGPLAPVILEENAKDHFLRPDVKKALHQMVNDFEDSKPATYKQHIFLVSSFRNFSHQKGIWESKFTGKKVMRVPIKGKTPEEITNLILEFSSAPGTSRHHWGTDFDINALDNSYFEEKGKGKILYDWLKQNASKYGFCQPYSRLSTRNNKGYQEEKWHWSYAPISNQLTKEWVKGFTSGEIRLDGSFLGADVLGDRALDFVRSINPDCEKIQNPSL; from the coding sequence ATGTTACGAACTAGATACATATCCTTATTATTAGTTTCTCTATTTTTCGTTTGCGGCGAAAAACCGCTCAAAACATCCCAAACGGATTTGTATTTAGGTCTCGATAAAATTTCTTATTTAACTGGTAAATTTAATTCTCCTGGACCATTAGCGCCTGTTATACTTGAGGAAAATGCAAAGGATCATTTCTTAAGACCAGATGTAAAAAAAGCTCTCCATCAAATGGTGAACGATTTTGAAGATTCAAAACCCGCTACTTACAAACAACATATCTTTTTAGTATCTTCTTTTCGAAACTTCAGTCACCAAAAAGGAATTTGGGAATCTAAATTCACTGGAAAAAAAGTGATGCGGGTTCCCATTAAAGGGAAAACACCGGAAGAAATTACAAATTTGATTTTGGAATTTTCTAGTGCACCGGGAACATCTCGTCACCATTGGGGAACTGATTTTGATATCAATGCCCTAGATAATTCCTATTTTGAAGAGAAGGGAAAGGGAAAAATCCTTTACGATTGGTTAAAACAAAATGCTTCGAAGTATGGGTTTTGCCAACCATACAGTCGTTTATCAACAAGAAATAACAAAGGATACCAGGAAGAAAAGTGGCACTGGTCGTATGCACCTATTTCGAACCAACTCACAAAAGAATGGGTCAAAGGATTTACATCAGGTGAGATTCGTTTGGATGGAAGTTTTCTCGGAGCGGATGTTCTTGGAGACCGGGCTTTGGATTTTGTTCGTTCCATAAACCCGGATTGTGAAAAGATTCAAAACCCTTCTTTATAG
- the galE gene encoding UDP-glucose 4-epimerase GalE: MRVLVTGGAGYIGSHIVLELMELGHEILVVDDMEKGNEANLFPGNEFIKGEIQNPEILKQIFAKKIDAVFHFAAWKAAGESMTDPLKYTMNNLNGTFTLLNALIENNCKYIVFSSSAAVYGAPKYLPIDENHPLNPENYYGYTKLCIEENLAWFDKLKGLKSARLRYFNAAGYDPKGRIKGIEKTPANLLPIIMEAASGIRNGYEIFGTDYETEDGTCVRDYIHVSDLAKAHVLALNYIMSKNESLTVNLGSEAGYSVKEMADLSEKVVGKTISHKTSGRRAGDPAKLLASSAKARELLNWKPMYSDAETLLSSMWNLYKTL; this comes from the coding sequence ATGAGAGTACTCGTTACCGGGGGAGCCGGTTACATAGGAAGTCATATTGTTTTAGAACTGATGGAACTGGGACATGAAATTCTTGTCGTAGATGATATGGAAAAAGGAAACGAAGCCAATTTGTTTCCTGGAAATGAATTCATCAAAGGAGAAATCCAAAACCCAGAAATCTTAAAACAAATATTTGCTAAAAAGATAGACGCGGTATTTCACTTTGCTGCTTGGAAGGCAGCAGGTGAATCGATGACAGATCCACTTAAGTATACAATGAACAATTTAAATGGAACCTTTACTCTGTTAAACGCACTAATTGAAAATAATTGTAAGTATATTGTTTTTTCATCGTCTGCTGCTGTATATGGAGCACCGAAATATTTACCTATCGATGAAAACCATCCTCTAAATCCAGAGAACTACTACGGATATACAAAACTCTGTATTGAAGAAAACCTCGCATGGTTTGATAAATTAAAAGGTTTAAAATCAGCTAGATTACGTTATTTCAATGCTGCAGGATATGATCCAAAAGGTAGAATCAAAGGTATTGAAAAAACTCCTGCCAATTTACTCCCAATCATCATGGAAGCGGCCTCTGGAATCCGAAACGGCTATGAAATCTTCGGAACTGATTACGAAACAGAAGATGGGACCTGTGTTCGCGACTACATCCATGTTTCAGATTTAGCTAAAGCACATGTCTTAGCATTGAATTACATTATGTCGAAAAATGAAAGTTTGACGGTGAATTTAGGTTCTGAGGCAGGATATTCTGTCAAAGAAATGGCTGATCTTTCCGAAAAAGTAGTAGGAAAAACAATCTCTCACAAAACAAGTGGTAGACGAGCAGGAGATCCTGCAAAGTTACTTGCATCCTCTGCAAAAGCAAGAGAACTCTTAAATTGGAAACCAATGTACAGCGATGCAGAAACTCTACTTTCTAGTATGTGGAATTTGTATAAAACCCTATAA